The nucleotide sequence TGAGCAGGCTCAGCTCATAGAGCGCCTGATGTGGCAGGAACGGCACCCCGGCTCCGGCTTGCGCCGGACCGAACGTGATCGCCGCGACAGCCAGCGCTCCCATCGACAGTCGAAACGAATGAGCCATGAGTTTTCCTCGGGGGACGTATCGTTAAGGCGTCACATTAGAGACCGCTGCATTGCGTCGCAACTGCGGCTGGCTCACGGAAACGTGCGCTCCAGGCGGCCAATTCGCGCTCGCGCTGGCTGCTTGCATGTCACTGGCAACTGCGCCAAACAGGGCCGCGGTCCGGCACGGGACCGGCGCTCTCGCGACAGAATGGGGATTTCAGATGGCGGGTACGGTTGAACAGACTCTGGCGGCACAGGGCATCAATTTGCCGGCACCGAAGGCGCCGGTCGCCAATTATGTCCCGTTCGTGCGCACCGGCAACCTGCTGTTCGTCTCGGGCCAGGTCTGCCTCGGAGGCGACGGCAAGCTGATCGCGGCCGGCAAGCTCGGCTACAACGTTTCGCTCGAGGACGGCTATGCGGCCGCCAAGGGTTGCGGCGTCAATTTGCTGGCCCAGGTGAAGGCCGCCGTCGGCGACCTGGACAAGGTCGTGCGCGTGGTCCGTCTTGGCGGCTTCGTCAACTCGGCGCCCGACTTCCTCGACGGACCGAAGGTGCTCAACGGCGCCTCCGACCTGATGGTCGCCGCGTTCGGCGACAAGGGCCGCCATGCCCGCACCACGGTCGGCGTATCGTCGCTGCCGTCGGATGCGGCGGTGGAAGTCGAAGGCGTGTTCGAGGTTGAATAGTCGAGCGCGCATGATCCGGAAACGAGTGAAGCGGTTTTCCGGCGAGATCATGCGCCAGCAAAATGGACGGGGCGAATGCGCGCACCTGACTGGCTGACGGCCCGCCCCGTCGCCCACCGCGGCCTGCATGATGCGGCCCGCGGCATCATCGAGAACATGCCCGCCGCCGCCCGCGGCGCCGTCGCCGGCCATTTCGCCATCGAATGCGACATCCAGCTGTCGGCCGATGGCGAGGCGATGGTGCATCACGACTACGAGCTCGGCCGCCTCACCGAGGGCTCTGGTCTGCTGATCGAAAAAACCGCGGCCGAGTTGAAGGCTGTCCGCTTCAAGCAGACCGATGAGCGGATGATGACCCTCAAGGACCTCTGCGACCTGATCGGCGGACGCGTGCCGCTGGTGGTCGAGGTCAAGAGCACCTTCCAAGGCGATCGCCGGTTGGTCCGGCGCATGGCCGAGGTGCTGTCCGCCTATTCCGGCCCGGCCGTCGGCATGTCGTTTGATCCGGACCTGGTTCGTGCCATGCGCGAGATCATGCCGAACCTGACGCGCGGCATCGTCGCTCAGCGCACCTACAAGGACGGCTATTGGGACAAGCTCACCGAGGCGCAGCGCGACAGCATGCTGCATCTCAAGCACGGCATGAGCACGCAGCCGCACTTCGTCGCCTATTGGGTGCAGCAGTTGCCGGCGCCAGCGCCCTGGATCGCGCGCAACGTGTTCGGCTGCCCGCTGCTGACCTGGACCGTCCGCACGCCGGAGCAGCGCGCCACCGCGGCGCGCTATGCGGATCAGATGATCTTCGAAGGGTTTACGCCGGAGACGTGAGGCCGGCCTTGAAGTCGGTGCTGCGATGCACGATCTTGGAAGCAAGGCAATCCGGACGCGTCCGCTGAGCGTTCCCTGCCCGTCTCGTTTGCAAGGGTTCGATGGCCTCACCTGAGATCACACTCGAAGCCGTTCCCGGGATCTCCGAGATTCCGGCCGCCGCCTGGGACGCCTGCGCCAATCCCGCCGGCCGCCTCGCGCCCGGCTCATCCCCCGCCTGCGGCCCCTCCTTCAACCCGTTCGTCTCCCACGCCTTTTTGTCCGCCTGCGAAGCCTCCGGCTCCGCGACGCTCCGCACCGGCTGGGCCCCTCGGCATCTCGTGGCGAAGCTCGGCGACGAGGTCCTCGGCGTCGTGCCGTGCTATCTGAAATCGCATTCGCAGGGCGAGTACGTCTTCGACCGCGGTTGGGCCGACGCCTATGAGCGTGCCGGCGGGCGCTATTATCCGAAGCTCCAGGTCTCCGTGCCCTTCACCCCGGCCACCGGGCCGCGGCTCCTGATCCGGCCCGACCAGGACCGCGAAATGCTCGGCAACGCCCTTGCCCAGGGCCTGAAGGCGCTGTGCGGGATCAGCGAAGCCTCCTCGGTCCACGTCACCTTCGCCAAGCAGGCCGAGTGGGAACTGCTCGCCGCGCAGGGCTTCCTGCAGCGGACCGACCAGCAGTTCCACTGGCACAACCAGGGCTTTTCCAGCTTCGACGATTTCCTGGCGACGATGAATTCGCGCCACCGCAAATCGATCAAGCGCGAGCGGCGCGATGCGATCAGCGCAGGCATCACCATCCATTGGCTGACCGGCAAGGATATCACCGAGGACGCCTGGGACGCGTTCTTCGATTTCTACATGGACACCGGCTCGCGCAAATGGGGCCGGCCTTACCTGAACCGCAAGTTCTTCTCGCTGATCGACGAGAGCATGGCCGACGACGTGCTGCTGGTGATGGCCAAGCGCGACGGCCGCTGGATCGCCGGCGCCATCAACTTCATCGGCTCGGACACCTTGTTCGGCCGCAACTGGGGGGCGATCGAGCATCACCCGTTCCTGCATTTCGAGGTCTGCTACTACCAGGCGATCGATTTTGCGATCCAGCACAAGCTCGCAGTGGTCGAAGCGGGTGCGCAGGGCGAGCACAAGATCGTGCGCGG is from Bradyrhizobium sp. ORS 285 and encodes:
- a CDS encoding RidA family protein; protein product: MAGTVEQTLAAQGINLPAPKAPVANYVPFVRTGNLLFVSGQVCLGGDGKLIAAGKLGYNVSLEDGYAAAKGCGVNLLAQVKAAVGDLDKVVRVVRLGGFVNSAPDFLDGPKVLNGASDLMVAAFGDKGRHARTTVGVSSLPSDAAVEVEGVFEVE
- a CDS encoding glycerophosphodiester phosphodiesterase, with amino-acid sequence MRAPDWLTARPVAHRGLHDAARGIIENMPAAARGAVAGHFAIECDIQLSADGEAMVHHDYELGRLTEGSGLLIEKTAAELKAVRFKQTDERMMTLKDLCDLIGGRVPLVVEVKSTFQGDRRLVRRMAEVLSAYSGPAVGMSFDPDLVRAMREIMPNLTRGIVAQRTYKDGYWDKLTEAQRDSMLHLKHGMSTQPHFVAYWVQQLPAPAPWIARNVFGCPLLTWTVRTPEQRATAARYADQMIFEGFTPET
- a CDS encoding GNAT family N-acetyltransferase; the encoded protein is MASPEITLEAVPGISEIPAAAWDACANPAGRLAPGSSPACGPSFNPFVSHAFLSACEASGSATLRTGWAPRHLVAKLGDEVLGVVPCYLKSHSQGEYVFDRGWADAYERAGGRYYPKLQVSVPFTPATGPRLLIRPDQDREMLGNALAQGLKALCGISEASSVHVTFAKQAEWELLAAQGFLQRTDQQFHWHNQGFSSFDDFLATMNSRHRKSIKRERRDAISAGITIHWLTGKDITEDAWDAFFDFYMDTGSRKWGRPYLNRKFFSLIDESMADDVLLVMAKRDGRWIAGAINFIGSDTLFGRNWGAIEHHPFLHFEVCYYQAIDFAIQHKLAVVEAGAQGEHKIVRGYLPQTTYSAHYIADRGLRRAIDDYLKRERAYVEQAGRELAESGPFRKGMDEQS